One Gigantopelta aegis isolate Gae_Host chromosome 1, Gae_host_genome, whole genome shotgun sequence genomic region harbors:
- the LOC121375704 gene encoding uncharacterized protein LOC121375704: protein MVMDRITAELYSSARIGCYFSGEPAWGLVGFFRRDPTGTGYKAVSGFAATGTNNVFLNNISPGRNQTGVNTNYFYVDFENITCQDVGTYFCISNTGVRSIGSINITLPKFPITLEIPNDIQENKTVTLKCTGVVSPQSGRIFWSVKQPGETTFAERSFSGDVQVMAHKGACTNTLRRELTTTFDLSWNGTEIRCETENPAVQSEVTDILVLPGDFCDPYPAMHRLQHPYDCQSYITCIPGLILTSSCPGDLCYDQLTDTCVAKTGGNNASNGACTKRRI from the exons ATGGTCATGGACCGGATAACAGCAGAACTATACAGCTCGGCGCGGATTGGCTGCTACTTCAGCGGTGAACCGGCCTGGGGATTGGTGGGATTCTTCCGCAGGGACCCGACAGGCACCGGGTACAAGGCAGTGTCTGGTTTCGCCGCCACCGGTACAAACAACGTCTTTCTGAACAACATCAGCCCGGGCCGCAACCAAACGGGCGTCAACACCAACTACTTCTACGTGGACTTCGAAAATATAACTTGTCAGGACGTCGGGACCTACTTCTGTATCTCAAACACTGGCGTCAGATCTATAGGAAGTATAAACATCACCT TACCTAAATTCCCCATCACCTTGGAGATACCTAACGACATACAAGAGAACAAAACGGTTACTCTGAAGTGCACCGGTGTCGTTAGCCCGCAGTCCGGGCGGATTTTCTGGTCCGTCAAGCAACCAGGGGAGACAACTTTCGCTGAACGCTCGTTTTCCGGAGACGTCCAGGTTATGGCCCACAAGGGCGCGTGCACGAACACCTTGCGGCGAGAACTCACTACGACCTTTGACCTGTCGTGGAACGGAACCGAGATCAGGTGTGAGACAGAGAACCCTGCCGTCCAATCAGAGGTCACGGATATTCTAGTGTTACCAG GCGACTTTTGTGACCCATACCCAGCCATGCACCGCCTCCAACACCCATACGACTGTCAATCATATATCACGTGTATCCCTGGCCTGATCTTGACCTCCAGCTGTCCCGGCGACCTCTGCTATGATCAGCTGACCGACACGTGTGTGGCCAAAACTGGAGGCAATAATG
- the LOC121375782 gene encoding histidine-rich glycoprotein-like, with the protein MPTLQWSLQTKPEATGQFTSLLHSTDTASGLSQSLESLPVSELEGITGGRFVNPITVLAIFARNYITDFHHYSSCYIINYNHNNIYDSHYNSHYDFYYNAHNDSHYNAHYDSHYNAHYDTHYNSHYDSHNDPHYNAHYDSNYNSHNDPHYNAHYNSNYNSHNDPHYDVHYDSHNNSHYKPHYDSYNNAHYYSHYNAHYDSNYNSHYNSHYNSHYDSHNDPHNDFHYDSHNDPHYSAHYDSNYNCYYHNSNYNNCPDNNNDSTNDDHQGTGR; encoded by the exons ATGCCAACTTTGCAATGGTCGCTACAAACTAAACCAGAGGCAACAGGACAGTTCACGTCATTGTTACACAGTACAGACACCGCGTCAG GTCTATCACAGTCACTGGAGTCGCTGCCAG TTTCAGAGTTAGAGGGCATAACAGGAGGAAGATTTGTTAATCCTATAACAG tgtt AGCGATTTTCGCCAGAAACTACATTACTGACTTCCACCACTACTCCAGTTGTTACATCATCAATTACAACCACAATAACATCTACGACTCCCACTACAACTCCCACTACGACTTCTACTACAACGCCCACAACGACTCCCACTACAACGCCCACTACGACTCCCATTACAACGCCCACTACGACACCCACTACAACTCCCACTACGACTCCCACAACGACCCCCACTACAACGCCCACTACGACTCCAACTACAACTCCCACAACGACCCCCACTACAACGCCCACTACAATTCCAACTACAACTCCCACAACGACCCCCACTACGACGTACACTACGACTCCCACAACAACTCCCACTACAAGCCCCACTACGACTCCTACAACAACGCCCACTACTACTCCCACTACAACGCCCACTACGACTCCAACTACAACTCCCACTACAACTCCCACTACAACTCCCACTACGACTCCCACAACGACCCCCATAACGACTTCCACTACGACTCCCACAACGACCCCCACTACAGCGCCCACTACGACTCCAACTACAACTGCTACTACCACAACTCCAACTACAACAACTGTCCTGACAACAACAACGACTCCACCAACGACGACCACCAAGGAACCGGTCGGTGA